In Cherax quadricarinatus isolate ZL_2023a chromosome 52, ASM3850222v1, whole genome shotgun sequence, the following proteins share a genomic window:
- the LOC128695341 gene encoding beta-1,3-galactosyltransferase 5 isoform X1 encodes MILRLLMFVCCCTGLLIAIISMTLPPPYRPLLPANFTYSRFNKLNETISLPGPTVHSILEEVEWIEDLSQEDEPVCNNSDPFILAVVPSALHHFTERNRIRDTWANPSLYPFTRIRALFVLGATDNFILQDQIFQEMDINHDIIQNTFFDTYRNLTYKSISWLSWVRDFCPDTPFIVKVDDDLVVNPFHLVAYLQEEIHKDSAPAKIHGRFWKRAKPHRNGKWAVTEEEYPEEIFPPFVLGPAYILGRNAVDRLLAYISHTPFLWLEDVYITGLVAHAAGIKHVQVDKVLYTKKLTKKLYSGQQVFYIDASEKNKAVSWAKILKYAHVQKRSKAKK; translated from the exons ATGATACTACGTCTACTAATGTTTGTGTGCTGCTGCACGGGACTGCTGATAGCCATCATCAGTATGACATTACCACCACCCTACCGTCCTCTGCTGCCTGCTAACTTCACTTACAG CAGATTTAACAAACTGAACGAGACCATCAGCCTACCAGGACCTACTGTGCACAGCATcttggaggaggtggagtggaTAGAGGACCTCTCACAGGAGGATGAACCAGTGTGCAACAACAGTGACCCCTTCATCCTAGCAGTGGTGCCGTCAGCCCTGCACCACTTCACGGAGAGGAATCGCATCAGGGACACCTGGGCTAATCCCAGCCTCTATCCCTTCACAAGGATCAG GGCATTGTTCGTGCTGGGAGCCACCGACAACTTCATTCTACAAGACCAGATCTTCCAAGAGATGGATATCAACCACGACATCATCCAGAACACCTTCTTTGACACCTACAG AAACCTGACGTACAAAAGCATCTCGTGGTTGTCGTGGGTGAGGGACTTTTGTCCAGACACGCCCTTCATAGTGAAGGTGGACGATGATCTGGTGGTAAACCCCTTCCACCTGGTCGCTTACCTTCAGGAGGAAATCCACAAGGATTCGGCGCCCGCCAAGATCCACGGGCGCTTCTGGAAAAGGGCCAAGCCTCACAGGAACGGCAAATGGGCCGTTACCGAG GAGGAGTACCCGGAGGAGATCTTCCCACCGTTTGTTTTGGGTCCTGCGTACATCCTGGGCCGCAACGCTGTTGACCGCCTGCTGGCCTACATTTCTCACACTCCCTTCCTCTGGCTGGAGGACGTCTACATCACAGGACTTGTCGCTCATGCCGCAGGAATAAAACACGTCCAAGTAGACAAAGTCCTCTATACGAAGAAACTCACGAAGAAGCTGTACTCGGGCCAACAAGTTTTTTATATAGACGCCAGTGAGAAGAACAAAGCTGTCTCTTGGGCGAAGATTCTCAAGTACGCCCATGTACAAAAGCGCAGCAAGGCAAAGAAATGA
- the LOC128695341 gene encoding beta-1,3-galactosyltransferase 5 isoform X2 produces the protein MILRLLMFVCCCTGLLIAIISMTLPPPYRPLLPANFTYRFNKLNETISLPGPTVHSILEEVEWIEDLSQEDEPVCNNSDPFILAVVPSALHHFTERNRIRDTWANPSLYPFTRIRALFVLGATDNFILQDQIFQEMDINHDIIQNTFFDTYRNLTYKSISWLSWVRDFCPDTPFIVKVDDDLVVNPFHLVAYLQEEIHKDSAPAKIHGRFWKRAKPHRNGKWAVTEEEYPEEIFPPFVLGPAYILGRNAVDRLLAYISHTPFLWLEDVYITGLVAHAAGIKHVQVDKVLYTKKLTKKLYSGQQVFYIDASEKNKAVSWAKILKYAHVQKRSKAKK, from the exons ATGATACTACGTCTACTAATGTTTGTGTGCTGCTGCACGGGACTGCTGATAGCCATCATCAGTATGACATTACCACCACCCTACCGTCCTCTGCTGCCTGCTAACTTCACTTACAG ATTTAACAAACTGAACGAGACCATCAGCCTACCAGGACCTACTGTGCACAGCATcttggaggaggtggagtggaTAGAGGACCTCTCACAGGAGGATGAACCAGTGTGCAACAACAGTGACCCCTTCATCCTAGCAGTGGTGCCGTCAGCCCTGCACCACTTCACGGAGAGGAATCGCATCAGGGACACCTGGGCTAATCCCAGCCTCTATCCCTTCACAAGGATCAG GGCATTGTTCGTGCTGGGAGCCACCGACAACTTCATTCTACAAGACCAGATCTTCCAAGAGATGGATATCAACCACGACATCATCCAGAACACCTTCTTTGACACCTACAG AAACCTGACGTACAAAAGCATCTCGTGGTTGTCGTGGGTGAGGGACTTTTGTCCAGACACGCCCTTCATAGTGAAGGTGGACGATGATCTGGTGGTAAACCCCTTCCACCTGGTCGCTTACCTTCAGGAGGAAATCCACAAGGATTCGGCGCCCGCCAAGATCCACGGGCGCTTCTGGAAAAGGGCCAAGCCTCACAGGAACGGCAAATGGGCCGTTACCGAG GAGGAGTACCCGGAGGAGATCTTCCCACCGTTTGTTTTGGGTCCTGCGTACATCCTGGGCCGCAACGCTGTTGACCGCCTGCTGGCCTACATTTCTCACACTCCCTTCCTCTGGCTGGAGGACGTCTACATCACAGGACTTGTCGCTCATGCCGCAGGAATAAAACACGTCCAAGTAGACAAAGTCCTCTATACGAAGAAACTCACGAAGAAGCTGTACTCGGGCCAACAAGTTTTTTATATAGACGCCAGTGAGAAGAACAAAGCTGTCTCTTGGGCGAAGATTCTCAAGTACGCCCATGTACAAAAGCGCAGCAAGGCAAAGAAATGA